From a single Halorussus halophilus genomic region:
- a CDS encoding ABC transporter substrate-binding protein — protein sequence MPTNGKENGIDRRRVLQAIGAATAAGLAGRGGATRQETTTEGGGGGLGERVPTLTFQYWSDQGPPTVLFEETISNIQSVASELGIQIETQPMTTAQGITAVSDDVRDFHVAVNSHGPDPGRLDPNNLLQSYSIDRAGSNGEYNPSNYANTQFSNLADQQESIGVPQERRQVVGEAMSIYSEDLPFIPTIERPTTAAINTDMVQSIEAGGAGLSAVNWSALVESGAQTQSGTDTILGNLPGEFLTSSFYPTVGDTDSLGLYTQLTHSPLMLYNSNYERVPVLAEGLGQVSDDGTAVTFNLRDATFHNGDPVTPQDVKWTYEFLAAQYHEGNYQWTALPEELTVEVVDDSTVRFVTPEPSPTLVTAQLPTFGVLPRDPYVEAGIEENPTDFEDPMIGAGPYRITQYNNQENIALEPHDGNPQFEVQSPMILQIYDSVSAVRRAFENGELSIAVTLTPDAGRQISNRMGDTTQIVNGAAFLPFGMMPQMSYAPGMFREFRQALSYAVDRQGLNDTYAFGESEEVTYCTFNSQQHPWYDEQYLTQVGGETRNVEAARQALSEAGWGWDDQGRLHYPPDANLEAWPEGETPNPENF from the coding sequence ATGCCAACGAATGGCAAAGAGAACGGCATTGACAGGAGAAGGGTGCTGCAAGCAATAGGTGCAGCAACAGCCGCCGGGCTGGCCGGACGCGGCGGCGCGACACGACAGGAGACGACGACAGAGGGCGGTGGTGGTGGCCTAGGCGAGCGCGTGCCGACGCTGACCTTCCAGTACTGGTCTGACCAAGGTCCGCCGACGGTCCTGTTCGAGGAGACCATCTCGAACATCCAGTCGGTCGCCTCGGAACTCGGTATCCAGATCGAGACGCAGCCGATGACGACAGCCCAAGGGATCACCGCAGTCAGCGACGACGTGCGTGATTTCCACGTCGCGGTCAACAGCCACGGACCCGACCCCGGCAGGCTCGACCCCAACAACCTCCTGCAATCGTACAGCATCGACCGAGCAGGGTCAAACGGAGAGTACAACCCCTCGAACTACGCGAACACGCAGTTCTCGAATCTGGCAGACCAGCAAGAATCCATCGGCGTCCCACAGGAACGCCGACAGGTCGTGGGCGAAGCGATGAGCATCTACTCGGAAGACCTGCCGTTCATCCCGACGATAGAGCGGCCGACGACCGCCGCGATCAACACCGACATGGTTCAGTCCATCGAGGCCGGTGGCGCGGGACTATCCGCAGTCAACTGGTCCGCGCTGGTCGAAAGCGGCGCGCAGACCCAGTCGGGAACAGACACGATTCTGGGGAACCTTCCCGGTGAATTCCTCACGAGCAGCTTCTATCCGACCGTCGGCGACACTGACTCGCTGGGACTGTACACCCAACTGACCCACTCGCCGTTGATGTTGTACAACTCCAACTACGAACGGGTGCCCGTGCTAGCCGAAGGGCTCGGACAGGTTTCCGACGACGGGACGGCAGTCACGTTCAACCTACGGGACGCGACCTTCCACAACGGTGACCCGGTGACGCCCCAAGACGTCAAGTGGACCTACGAGTTCTTGGCCGCCCAGTACCACGAGGGCAACTATCAGTGGACCGCGCTGCCCGAAGAGCTGACCGTCGAGGTCGTCGACGACAGCACGGTCAGGTTCGTCACACCGGAGCCGTCCCCGACACTGGTGACGGCCCAGTTGCCGACGTTCGGGGTGCTACCGCGCGATCCCTACGTCGAGGCCGGTATCGAGGAGAACCCGACCGACTTCGAGGACCCGATGATCGGCGCCGGCCCCTACCGGATAACGCAGTACAACAACCAGGAGAACATCGCACTCGAGCCCCACGACGGGAATCCTCAGTTCGAGGTCCAATCGCCGATGATCCTGCAGATCTACGACAGCGTCTCAGCGGTTCGGCGGGCGTTCGAGAACGGCGAACTCAGCATCGCGGTGACGCTGACGCCCGACGCCGGCCGCCAGATCTCTAACAGAATGGGCGACACCACCCAGATTGTCAACGGTGCGGCGTTCCTCCCGTTCGGGATGATGCCCCAGATGTCGTACGCGCCCGGGATGTTCCGGGAGTTCCGTCAGGCACTATCGTACGCAGTCGACCGCCAGGGCCTCAACGATACCTACGCGTTCGGCGAGTCCGAGGAGGTCACCTACTGCACGTTCAACTCCCAGCAACACCCGTGGTACGACGAGCAGTATCTCACTCAGGTTGGCGGTGAAACGCGCAACGTAGAGGCCGCTCGTCAAGCCCTCTCCGAGGCCGGTTGGGGATGGGACGACCAGGGCAGGCTCCACTACCCGCCGGACGCCAACCTGGAGGCCTGGCCGGAAGGCGAGACGCCCAACCCCGAGAACTTCTGA
- a CDS encoding HpcH/HpaI aldolase family protein, translated as MASNNTIRRNWNEGRPVIGAKAMTMSPAVIEVYGALGFDFAWLDFEQLGGSPLDSTVVDELTRAADAADIEPLVRLPDPDPTIVKKVLAAGVRTILVPHVETATQLRNVVSETRFTYDGDPGGRGATTGRANAWGARARPADEDIVVGTMIETKAALEDIDELLSVPELGFAFIGPADLSVALGYPVKKEHPEVREAVATIRDACLAADVPVGCVANDRAAGESALKEGYRLLRVGDEISAARAVLGERIDHLRSTAGEPNE; from the coding sequence ATGGCATCCAATAACACGATTCGCCGCAACTGGAATGAGGGGAGACCCGTGATCGGCGCGAAGGCGATGACAATGTCGCCCGCCGTCATCGAGGTGTACGGCGCGCTCGGGTTCGACTTCGCGTGGCTCGACTTCGAACAACTTGGCGGCAGTCCCCTAGACAGCACCGTCGTCGACGAGTTGACCCGTGCGGCCGACGCGGCCGACATCGAACCCTTGGTCCGCCTTCCCGACCCCGACCCGACGATCGTCAAGAAGGTACTCGCCGCGGGCGTCCGGACCATCCTCGTGCCACACGTCGAAACGGCCACCCAGCTCCGGAATGTCGTCTCGGAAACTCGATTCACGTACGATGGGGACCCCGGTGGCCGCGGTGCGACAACGGGCCGTGCGAACGCGTGGGGCGCGCGAGCGCGTCCAGCAGACGAGGACATCGTCGTCGGAACGATGATCGAGACGAAGGCCGCACTTGAAGACATCGACGAACTCCTGTCAGTGCCCGAACTCGGGTTCGCCTTCATCGGGCCCGCCGACCTCTCGGTCGCGCTGGGTTACCCCGTCAAAAAGGAGCATCCGGAGGTCCGGGAGGCCGTCGCGACGATTCGGGACGCGTGCCTCGCGGCCGACGTCCCGGTCGGATGTGTAGCCAACGACCGTGCGGCCGGCGAATCCGCGCTCAAGGAGGGGTATCGGCTGTTGCGCGTCGGCGACGAAATTTCGGCGGCCCGTGCGGTACTCGGTGAACGGATAGACCATCTCCGGTCGACGGCCGGTGAACCGAACGAGTAG
- a CDS encoding fumarylacetoacetate hydrolase family protein, which produces MKRVRFLDPAGSERRGEWTDNGVTFGGRTYDRDDVRMLPPVDPSKIVCIGRNYAEHAAETDSEVPDRPLLFLKGPNTLAAHGDTISLPAEKERIDYEAELGVVIGEQCRNVSASDAESVIRGYTCVNDLSNREDQRKEQNWIRGKAFDNAAPIGPVVATPDELPENPTVQSRVNGEVKQEATTDKMIFPVAELIEEITKLMTLEPDDVIATGTPEGIGRLEEGDSVEIEVDGVGTLRNEVRFD; this is translated from the coding sequence ATGAAGCGGGTGAGATTTCTCGATCCGGCTGGAAGCGAACGGCGCGGCGAGTGGACCGACAACGGCGTCACCTTCGGTGGCCGGACGTACGACCGAGACGATGTCCGGATGCTCCCGCCGGTCGACCCGTCAAAGATCGTCTGCATCGGGCGGAACTACGCCGAGCACGCCGCAGAGACCGATTCGGAGGTCCCCGACCGGCCGCTACTGTTCCTGAAGGGACCGAACACGCTCGCGGCACACGGCGACACAATCTCCCTGCCGGCAGAAAAGGAGCGCATCGACTACGAGGCCGAACTGGGCGTGGTCATCGGCGAGCAGTGCCGGAACGTCTCCGCGTCGGACGCCGAGAGCGTGATACGGGGGTACACCTGCGTCAACGACCTCTCGAACCGCGAGGACCAGCGCAAAGAGCAGAACTGGATTCGCGGGAAGGCCTTCGACAACGCCGCGCCGATCGGCCCGGTGGTGGCGACGCCGGACGAACTGCCCGAAAACCCGACGGTCCAGTCACGGGTGAACGGCGAGGTCAAACAGGAGGCTACGACCGACAAGATGATCTTCCCGGTAGCGGAACTCATCGAGGAGATAACGAAGCTGATGACGCTCGAACCCGACGACGTTATCGCCACGGGGACCCCTGAGGGAATCGGCCGACTGGAGGAGGGCGACAGCGTGGAGATTGAGGTCGACGGGGTCGGCACCCTCCGGAACGAGGTCCGGTTCGACTGA
- a CDS encoding amidase: protein MADPEIHGLTAAGVARRVREGDLTATAIVEALLKRIDERNDRTNAFVTVTDELARETAREVDEAVENGESLGPLAGVPVAIKDLDDVAGVVTTHGSKLLEDHVADANAPFVERLLDADAIVIGKTNTPEFGLGCTTDNRVFGPTGTPFDPDRNAGGSSGGAGAALGDRLVPLAQGSDTGGSIRTPSSFCGVYGLKPSFGRVPIESRPDAFGHHTPFTHLGPMARSVEDAALMLDVMSGPHPVDPFTLPDDGTDFVAATERSIDGLRVAYTPDFGIYPLDPQVRAVLDDAVDAFERAGAVVERADPALDLEQADVLDAFYTFAKVRWEALFDALETERNLDPRGADRDRLRPVTVETILESDPVTTREYKLADVVRTQIYDALRELFAEYDLLATATLAVPPFPHGEHPTEIDGTEVEPLRGWVLTQPFNMSGHPAASIPAGFTDDGLPVGMQVVGGRFADDDVLAASAAFERKRPWDESYPE, encoded by the coding sequence ATGGCTGATCCCGAGATACACGGCTTGACGGCGGCGGGGGTGGCGCGACGAGTCCGTGAGGGCGACCTCACGGCCACCGCGATAGTCGAAGCACTGTTGAAGCGAATCGATGAACGGAACGACCGAACCAACGCCTTTGTGACGGTGACCGACGAACTGGCGCGCGAAACAGCCAGAGAGGTGGACGAGGCAGTCGAGAACGGCGAATCTCTCGGGCCGCTGGCCGGCGTCCCGGTCGCGATCAAGGACCTCGACGACGTTGCTGGGGTGGTCACGACTCACGGGTCGAAACTGCTGGAGGATCACGTCGCCGACGCGAACGCACCGTTCGTCGAACGCCTCCTCGACGCGGATGCAATCGTGATTGGCAAGACGAACACGCCAGAGTTCGGTCTGGGGTGTACGACCGACAACAGGGTCTTCGGGCCGACTGGAACCCCGTTCGACCCGGACAGGAATGCCGGTGGGTCGTCCGGGGGTGCCGGCGCGGCCCTCGGCGACCGGCTCGTCCCGCTGGCGCAGGGGTCGGACACCGGGGGCTCCATTCGAACGCCGTCCTCGTTCTGCGGCGTGTACGGTCTGAAGCCGTCGTTCGGTCGCGTCCCCATTGAAAGCCGCCCCGACGCGTTCGGCCACCACACACCGTTCACACACCTCGGTCCCATGGCCCGTTCGGTCGAGGATGCCGCACTGATGCTCGATGTGATGTCGGGCCCACACCCGGTCGATCCCTTCACCCTCCCCGACGACGGGACCGACTTCGTCGCCGCTACCGAGCGCTCGATAGACGGATTGCGGGTCGCGTACACCCCGGACTTCGGTATCTATCCGCTCGACCCTCAAGTTCGGGCCGTCCTCGACGACGCCGTCGATGCCTTCGAACGCGCCGGTGCAGTCGTCGAACGCGCCGATCCCGCTCTCGACCTCGAACAGGCTGACGTTCTCGACGCGTTCTACACGTTCGCAAAGGTGCGCTGGGAGGCACTGTTCGACGCACTCGAAACCGAACGCAACCTGGACCCCCGCGGCGCGGACCGCGACCGCCTCCGGCCGGTCACCGTCGAGACCATCCTCGAATCCGACCCGGTAACCACCCGGGAGTACAAGCTCGCAGACGTCGTCCGTACGCAGATATACGATGCACTACGCGAGCTATTCGCCGAGTACGACCTCCTCGCGACGGCGACGCTCGCGGTCCCACCGTTCCCCCACGGCGAGCATCCGACCGAGATAGACGGAACCGAGGTCGAACCGCTCCGAGGCTGGGTTCTCACCCAACCGTTCAACATGAGCGGTCATCCCGCGGCGTCGATTCCGGCCGGATTCACCGACGACGGCCTCCCAGTAGGAATGCAGGTCGTCGGTGGACGGTTCGCGGACGACGACGTGCTCGCGGCGAGCGCCGCCTTTGAGCGCAAGCGCCCGTGGGACGAGTCGTACCCGGAGTGA
- a CDS encoding ABC transporter permease: MSRLRYFARRTLVTAVLIFLVATALFLFFRFMPGDYTSLLVQQGMDPQQVEALKRKWGLAAPLHVQYFRYILNILTADVGQSFRYGEPVWDLVWPRILNSFVLVAPAITATYIIGGIFGAIIGWRRGGYLEKTGIIGVSVFHSIPDFFLGIILIATFSSSLGIFPTSGMLSAPTMIMIGDQPYWHRFLLPEFWMHYALPFATVTLYFMQYPALIMRNSVVEVSDQEFLHYHRLKGLPQSKLLRKIIRHASLPVVTLYPISLAASISGLVLIEIVFNWPGIGSLLVSSVLARDFPVIQFVFLVAAVWVILGNFLVDLLYGVLDPRVSVGGDEAE, encoded by the coding sequence ATGAGCCGCCTGCGGTATTTCGCTCGGCGCACTCTGGTGACGGCGGTACTCATCTTCCTCGTCGCAACGGCATTGTTCCTGTTCTTCCGGTTCATGCCGGGCGACTACACCTCGCTACTGGTACAGCAGGGGATGGACCCCCAGCAGGTCGAGGCATTGAAGCGTAAATGGGGCCTTGCCGCGCCGTTGCACGTCCAGTACTTCCGCTACATCCTCAACATCCTGACGGCGGACGTCGGTCAATCGTTCCGCTACGGGGAACCCGTCTGGGACCTGGTCTGGCCGCGGATCCTCAACTCGTTCGTACTGGTCGCGCCCGCCATCACGGCGACGTACATCATTGGGGGTATCTTCGGCGCGATTATAGGCTGGCGCCGTGGCGGATACCTCGAGAAAACCGGGATCATCGGTGTCTCAGTGTTCCACTCCATTCCGGACTTCTTCCTGGGCATCATCCTGATCGCGACGTTCTCCTCGTCACTGGGCATCTTCCCGACGTCAGGGATGCTCTCTGCGCCGACGATGATCATGATCGGGGACCAGCCGTACTGGCATCGGTTCTTGCTGCCGGAGTTCTGGATGCACTACGCGCTCCCCTTCGCGACGGTGACGCTGTACTTCATGCAGTACCCTGCGCTGATCATGCGCAACAGCGTCGTCGAAGTGAGCGACCAAGAGTTCCTCCACTACCACCGTCTGAAGGGGCTTCCGCAGTCGAAGCTACTGCGGAAGATCATCCGCCACGCGTCCCTCCCCGTCGTCACGCTCTACCCCATCTCGCTGGCGGCCTCCATCAGCGGACTCGTCCTGATCGAGATCGTGTTCAACTGGCCCGGAATCGGCTCGCTGCTGGTCAGTTCGGTCTTGGCGCGGGACTTCCCGGTTATCCAGTTCGTGTTCTTGGTCGCCGCTGTCTGGGTGATCCTCGGGAATTTCCTCGTGGACTTGCTCTACGGGGTGCTTGATCCGCGCGTCTCCGTCGGCGGCGACGAAGCCGAGTAG
- a CDS encoding oligopeptide/dipeptide ABC transporter ATP-binding protein, producing MSADEPVFELRSLEKHFDTTSGLTETIKNRLAGREPRLVRAVDDVDLTLEENQVQGVIGESGCGKTTLLRTLIGLYTPTGGEMRFHGRPTSEFTKEEWKEFRQQVQIVFQDPFNSLDPKFSVRRTLAEPLQIHGIDYDRTDIEEMLETVGLTPASQYIQQFPNQLSGGEKQRVAIARALITEPDVILADEPASMLDVSTQAEILNLLNELTDEFGVSMVYISHDLSTVSYICDWINVMYLGRIVEKAPTRELLSNPKHPYTQSLIRSIPIPDPHYEREQATIGGEPGDPIDMPQGCRFKNRCPKQMGICDETPLDVAPDGDEDRTVACHLYYDHETEAESEMRERPSDDFRPSSPEDTV from the coding sequence ATGAGCGCCGACGAACCGGTCTTCGAGCTACGGTCGCTGGAGAAGCACTTCGACACGACCTCGGGGCTGACTGAGACGATCAAAAACCGGCTTGCCGGCAGGGAGCCACGACTGGTGCGGGCGGTCGACGACGTCGACCTGACGCTGGAGGAGAACCAAGTCCAGGGCGTGATCGGCGAGAGCGGTTGCGGGAAGACGACACTGTTGCGGACCCTTATCGGGCTCTACACTCCAACGGGCGGCGAGATGCGATTCCACGGCCGACCGACGTCGGAGTTCACCAAGGAGGAGTGGAAGGAGTTCCGCCAGCAGGTCCAAATCGTCTTCCAGGACCCCTTCAACTCCCTCGATCCGAAGTTCAGTGTGCGCCGGACTCTGGCTGAGCCGCTACAGATTCACGGTATCGACTACGACCGCACCGACATCGAGGAGATGCTGGAGACCGTCGGCCTGACGCCGGCGAGCCAGTACATCCAACAGTTCCCGAACCAGCTCTCCGGTGGGGAGAAACAGCGTGTCGCCATCGCGCGGGCGTTGATCACCGAGCCCGACGTGATCCTGGCCGACGAACCGGCGTCGATGCTCGACGTGTCGACGCAGGCCGAGATTCTGAACCTTCTGAACGAACTCACCGACGAGTTCGGCGTTTCGATGGTGTACATCTCCCACGACCTGTCGACGGTGTCGTACATCTGCGACTGGATCAACGTAATGTACCTCGGACGGATCGTGGAGAAGGCGCCGACCCGGGAGTTGCTCTCGAACCCCAAGCATCCCTACACGCAGTCGCTGATTCGCTCCATCCCGATACCGGACCCACATTACGAGCGCGAGCAGGCGACCATCGGGGGCGAGCCCGGGGACCCGATAGACATGCCCCAAGGGTGTCGGTTCAAGAACCGATGTCCCAAGCAGATGGGGATTTGCGACGAGACGCCCCTCGACGTCGCGCCCGACGGTGACGAGGACCGCACGGTCGCCTGCCATCTCTACTACGACCACGAGACGGAGGCCGAGTCCGAGATGAGAGAACGACCGAGCGACGACTTTCGTCCGAGCAGTCCGGAGGACACGGTATGA
- a CDS encoding RNA-guided endonuclease InsQ/TnpB family protein: MEVRRTVSVKLVVPDERCDDLHASARQFLHCANRATEFCWSNNSYTECVTANTTARDALYDDLRDETDLTANLVQEAIRRAVQAVKGCVERWKNGKRVSQPKFTSWSMLYDKRSATFYRNKVSLSTVNGRVECDFELPSDSPTPYERYVLSEEFEFRASTLQYDAVDDEFYFHITTRKYDVEGDDGGDVEVPADTEHQTVLGIDLGVNSLAVSSTGRFWHGDDYDHWCREFEKRRGEMQQRGTQAAHNALLRLGKREEAWRKQYIHTVANEVVTEALEHDCNVIVFEDLTDIRERLPQAKWHHVWAFRRLFKYVSYKAPERGISVEQVEPNHTSQRCSRTDCGFTHDDNRHGEHFECQKCGYEVNADYNAAKNIGTRYARKRRHRLRSSPTSGSGDAPVDVRVNGGALNGESYRPIAGD; this comes from the coding sequence ATGGAGGTCCGGCGAACCGTGTCCGTCAAACTCGTCGTCCCCGACGAACGCTGCGACGACCTCCACGCATCCGCCCGGCAGTTCCTTCACTGCGCCAACCGTGCCACCGAGTTCTGTTGGTCCAACAACTCCTACACCGAGTGCGTCACGGCCAACACAACCGCACGAGACGCGCTCTACGACGACCTCCGCGACGAAACCGATCTCACCGCGAATCTCGTTCAAGAAGCTATCCGACGCGCCGTCCAAGCAGTCAAAGGATGCGTCGAACGATGGAAGAACGGCAAGCGAGTGAGCCAACCGAAGTTTACGTCGTGGAGTATGCTCTACGACAAGCGCAGTGCCACGTTCTATCGGAACAAAGTCTCGCTCTCGACTGTCAACGGACGTGTCGAGTGTGACTTTGAACTCCCCTCGGACAGCCCCACACCATACGAACGGTACGTGCTGTCAGAGGAGTTCGAGTTCCGTGCAAGTACGCTCCAGTACGACGCCGTGGACGACGAGTTCTACTTCCATATCACCACCCGGAAGTACGACGTAGAAGGAGACGACGGTGGGGACGTAGAGGTTCCGGCAGATACTGAGCACCAAACAGTCCTCGGTATCGACCTCGGCGTTAACAGTCTCGCCGTCTCCTCCACCGGGCGCTTCTGGCACGGAGACGATTACGACCACTGGTGCCGCGAGTTCGAGAAGCGACGTGGCGAGATGCAACAGCGCGGGACGCAAGCCGCTCACAACGCCCTGCTTCGCCTCGGCAAACGCGAAGAAGCATGGCGGAAACAGTACATCCACACGGTCGCTAACGAAGTCGTCACGGAAGCCCTCGAACACGACTGCAATGTAATCGTGTTCGAGGATTTGACCGATATTCGAGAGCGACTTCCACAGGCGAAGTGGCACCACGTATGGGCGTTCCGACGTTTGTTCAAGTACGTCTCCTACAAGGCTCCGGAGCGGGGTATCTCCGTAGAACAAGTCGAGCCGAACCATACATCCCAACGCTGTTCTCGGACGGACTGTGGGTTCACGCACGACGATAACCGCCATGGAGAACATTTTGAGTGCCAGAAGTGCGGCTACGAGGTCAACGCGGACTACAACGCAGCGAAGAACATCGGGACGCGGTACGCTCGAAAGCGGAGACACAGACTCCGTTCCTCGCCCACGTCGGGGAGCGGAGACGCACCAGTAGACGTGCGTGTGAATGGTGGGGCGTTGAACGGCGAGAGTTACCGGCCTATTGCCGGGGACTGA